One window from the genome of Nocardioides panaciterrulae encodes:
- a CDS encoding NADPH:quinone reductase has protein sequence MRAVVYRETGPSSVLQVVERELPDPGPGEVRVRLARAGVNPTDWKFRANAMNGDWSEVVPGQDGAGVVDAVGPGVEGLKQGERVWTVLAQYQRPGGTAAEFTVQPAERVVPLPVGASWDLGAALGVPAVTAHRALTAGEDVTRLAPGSMSGMRVLVAGGAGAVGNAGIQLARWAGATVVSTVSSDEKAALAVAAGAHHTVNYKVGDPAAEIQALCPEGVDLVVEVAFAQNIGLDVQVLRNRGTIAYYADNGGAEASVPVRGTFAKNLRLQGVLLYTLGADLVEAATADVNAAVSAGAFRVGEDAGLPLHHYPLEELAAAHDAVQGGAVGKVLVDVSDDLG, from the coding sequence ATGCGCGCAGTGGTGTACCGCGAGACCGGACCGTCCTCGGTGCTGCAGGTGGTGGAGCGGGAGCTCCCCGACCCCGGACCCGGGGAGGTGCGGGTCCGGCTCGCCCGGGCGGGCGTGAACCCCACCGACTGGAAGTTCCGTGCCAACGCGATGAACGGGGACTGGTCGGAGGTGGTGCCCGGCCAGGACGGTGCGGGGGTCGTGGACGCGGTCGGCCCCGGTGTCGAGGGGCTGAAGCAGGGGGAGCGGGTGTGGACCGTGCTCGCCCAGTACCAGCGTCCCGGAGGCACGGCGGCCGAGTTCACCGTGCAGCCGGCCGAGCGGGTGGTGCCGCTCCCGGTCGGCGCGTCCTGGGACCTCGGCGCCGCACTCGGCGTCCCCGCGGTGACCGCGCACCGGGCGCTGACCGCCGGCGAGGACGTCACCCGGCTCGCCCCCGGCTCGATGTCCGGCATGCGCGTGCTGGTCGCCGGGGGAGCCGGCGCGGTCGGCAACGCCGGCATCCAGCTGGCCCGGTGGGCCGGTGCGACGGTGGTCTCGACGGTCAGCAGCGACGAGAAGGCCGCGCTGGCCGTGGCCGCCGGCGCCCACCACACCGTCAACTACAAGGTCGGTGACCCCGCCGCGGAGATCCAGGCGCTCTGCCCGGAGGGCGTCGACCTGGTGGTCGAGGTCGCCTTCGCCCAGAACATCGGCTTGGACGTCCAGGTGCTGCGCAACCGCGGGACCATCGCCTACTACGCCGACAACGGGGGAGCGGAGGCGTCGGTGCCGGTGCGCGGCACCTTCGCCAAGAACCTGCGGCTGCAAGGCGTGCTGCTCTACACCCTCGGCGCCGACCTGGTCGAGGCCGCGACCGCGGACGTCAACGCGGCCGTGTCGGCGGGTGCGTTCCGGGTCGGCGAGGACGCCGGCCTGCCGCTCCACCACTACCCGTTGGAGGAGCTCGCCGCCGCCCACGACGCGGTGCAAGGTGGCGCCGTCGGCAAGGTGCTGGTGGACGTCTCCGACGACCTCGGGTGA
- a CDS encoding PPOX class F420-dependent oxidoreductase, with protein sequence MPDLPFPDHVRDLLRKPNPSVVSTLRSDGQPVSVATWYLLGEDDRVLLNMDHSRVRLQHLRRDPRLTLTVLDEASWYTHVSLIGRAEELYDDERLADIDALSTHYNGEPYPTRDSPRVSAWMRVERWHGWGAASH encoded by the coding sequence ATGCCCGACCTGCCGTTCCCCGACCACGTGCGCGACCTGCTCCGCAAGCCGAACCCGTCGGTGGTGAGCACGCTGCGCTCCGACGGTCAGCCGGTGTCGGTGGCCACGTGGTACCTCCTGGGCGAGGACGACCGGGTGCTGCTGAACATGGACCACTCCCGCGTCCGCCTCCAGCACCTGCGGCGCGACCCGCGGCTCACCCTCACCGTGCTCGACGAGGCCAGCTGGTACACCCATGTCTCGCTGATCGGCCGGGCCGAGGAGCTGTACGACGACGAGCGGCTCGCGGACATCGACGCGCTGAGCACCCACTACAACGGCGAGCCCTACCCGACCCGGGACAGCCCGCGGGTCAGCGCCTGGATGCGGGTGGAGCGCTGGCACGGCTGGGGCGCCGCGAGCCACTGA
- a CDS encoding MinD/ParA family ATP-binding protein: MTQSPQGPERRPVDHDLSDTSDRLYTPEELGAYASGWERQRATGPAAPPQRTVYGDPLSDPLGDPLGDPLGDPLTGPAPGQAASRASTQSPVPPRAPVQAQAQSPDPARAGARTGPEIGPAPVDGAAAAEPGTEPRRFMTATDFLDRRAEGQDHGPATWGWRGAVRRWSGGLVNPRMGAAELAFEQDRATIQRDFDGPRTIAFINPKGGAAKTTGVLAAGCTFGTVRGGGVVAWDNNETRGTLGIRGTRSTHRNTTRELLEDLERFSDVYQSRIGDLGAFVRSQGDAHFDVLASDERPDVTGTIRASDFESVHRLLERFYRIILVDTGNNMRAENWLAAAEAADLLVVTSTVREDTGYSGLWMLDALQDAGYADLKHKTVTVLSDPSAQVDRKLVADLTDVYEQRTRGVYRVPYDPALVAGSVVPYAQLSQGTRMSWLKACAGMAAAL; encoded by the coding sequence ATGACGCAGTCACCGCAGGGCCCGGAGCGGCGGCCGGTCGACCACGACCTGTCCGACACCAGCGACCGCCTCTACACGCCCGAGGAGCTCGGCGCCTACGCGTCGGGGTGGGAGCGGCAGCGGGCCACGGGGCCGGCCGCGCCGCCGCAGCGCACGGTGTACGGCGACCCCCTGAGCGATCCCTTGGGCGACCCGCTGGGTGATCCCCTGGGTGACCCGCTGACCGGTCCGGCGCCCGGGCAGGCCGCGAGCCGAGCCTCGACCCAGTCACCGGTGCCGCCTCGCGCGCCGGTGCAGGCGCAGGCGCAGAGCCCGGATCCGGCCAGGGCTGGCGCCCGGACCGGCCCGGAGATCGGCCCGGCGCCCGTCGACGGCGCGGCGGCTGCCGAGCCGGGCACCGAACCTCGCCGTTTCATGACCGCGACGGACTTCCTGGACCGCCGCGCGGAGGGCCAGGACCACGGGCCGGCGACCTGGGGCTGGCGCGGCGCCGTACGCCGCTGGAGCGGCGGCCTGGTCAACCCGCGCATGGGCGCCGCCGAGCTCGCCTTCGAGCAGGACCGCGCCACGATCCAGCGCGACTTCGACGGTCCCCGCACGATCGCGTTCATCAACCCCAAGGGCGGCGCCGCCAAGACCACCGGGGTGCTGGCGGCCGGCTGCACCTTCGGCACCGTGCGGGGCGGCGGCGTGGTCGCGTGGGACAACAACGAGACCCGCGGCACGCTCGGCATCCGCGGGACCCGGAGCACCCATCGCAACACCACCCGCGAGCTGCTGGAGGACCTCGAGCGGTTCAGTGACGTCTACCAGTCGCGGATCGGCGACCTCGGGGCCTTCGTCCGGTCCCAGGGCGACGCGCACTTCGACGTACTGGCCTCCGACGAGCGGCCCGACGTGACCGGCACGATCCGGGCCTCGGACTTCGAGTCGGTGCACAGGCTGCTGGAGCGGTTCTACCGGATCATCCTGGTCGACACCGGCAACAACATGCGCGCCGAGAACTGGCTGGCCGCCGCGGAGGCCGCCGACCTGCTGGTGGTGACCAGCACGGTCCGGGAGGACACCGGCTACAGCGGACTGTGGATGCTCGACGCGCTCCAGGACGCTGGCTACGCCGACCTCAAGCACAAGACCGTGACGGTGCTCTCCGACCCGTCGGCGCAGGTGGACCGCAAGCTCGTCGCCGACCTGACCGACGTCTACGAGCAACGGACCCGCGGGGTCTACCGGGTGCCCTACGACCCGGCCCTGGTCGCCGGCTCGGTGGTGCCCTACGCCCAGCTCTCGCAGGGCACCCGGATGTCCTGGCTCAAGGCGTGCGCGGGGATGGCCGCCGCCCTCTGA
- a CDS encoding DUF1206 domain-containing protein codes for MGDMAQSAQAMGRRANGEEWLDRAIRFGFVVYGVVHLVVAWLALELAFGDHSGSASSTGALNKMAHTTFGGVLVWLVALGMLALVVWRLLDAAFGHKEESDGGKRARKRLVALGKAVIYGAIALSAFRIATSPAHQSKKGGGTDDTTATIMHWPGGPFIVGLLGLAVIAYGLNLARRAWTEKFREHLDAEGQSGEAGRAYIKFGKAGYTAKGVAFVIVGGLFCYAALTHNAKKSGGLDVALHKVLQQPFGQWLLALIALGIGCYGLFCFARARHLSR; via the coding sequence ATGGGTGACATGGCGCAGTCGGCGCAGGCGATGGGGAGACGGGCCAACGGCGAGGAGTGGCTCGACCGGGCGATCAGGTTCGGGTTCGTCGTCTACGGGGTCGTGCACCTCGTGGTGGCGTGGCTGGCGCTGGAGCTGGCGTTCGGCGACCACTCGGGCTCGGCGAGCAGCACCGGCGCCCTGAACAAGATGGCGCACACGACGTTCGGTGGCGTGCTCGTGTGGCTGGTGGCGCTCGGCATGCTCGCGCTGGTGGTCTGGCGGCTGCTCGACGCGGCGTTCGGCCACAAGGAGGAGAGCGACGGGGGCAAGCGGGCCCGCAAGCGCCTGGTCGCCCTCGGCAAGGCGGTGATCTACGGCGCCATCGCACTCAGCGCGTTCCGCATCGCGACCAGCCCGGCCCACCAGTCCAAGAAGGGCGGTGGCACCGACGACACCACCGCCACGATCATGCACTGGCCGGGCGGCCCGTTCATCGTCGGGCTCCTCGGCCTGGCGGTCATCGCCTACGGGCTGAACCTCGCCCGCCGGGCGTGGACCGAGAAGTTCCGTGAGCACCTCGACGCCGAGGGCCAGAGCGGCGAGGCGGGACGGGCCTACATCAAGTTCGGCAAGGCCGGCTACACCGCGAAGGGCGTGGCGTTCGTGATCGTCGGCGGCCTGTTCTGCTACGCCGCGCTCACCCACAACGCGAAGAAGTCCGGCGGGCTCGACGTCGCCCTGCACAAGGTGCTGCAGCAGCCGTTCGGTCAGTGGCTGCTGGCCCTGATCGCCCTGGGCATCGGCTGCTACGGCCTGTTCTGCTTCGCCCGGGCGCGGCACCTCTCGCGCTGA
- a CDS encoding dihydrolipoyl dehydrogenase family protein, whose product MSEQSEPQDRTVDLVVIGAGPGGEALATGAARAGLDVVVVDRHLVGGECPYYGCIPSKMMLRAADSLAEARRVGVLAGDALVTPSWTPVATRLDQEATSGWDDTIAVERLQDAGATVHHGVGRLDGAARVRVELTDGSSVTYEARRGVVLNPGTRPAALPIAGLEGTPYWTNRDAVRVTELPGSLVVIGGGPIGCEMAQVFARFGVRVSVLEAGPRLLGPDEPEAAAILEDVFVSEGMRVMTGVEIAAVSYDDGAFTVALGDGERLVADKLLVAAGRTPNLDDLGLESVGLDPTARSVEVDERMRAGDRLWTIGDVTGKGAFTHVSMYQSAIALRDILGEDGPPARYHAVPHTTFTDPEVGGVGMTERQARDSGLDIRVGTAPLEQSSRGFVHGPGARGLVKVVEDAARGVLVGATAMGPAGGEILGFLAVAVHAEVPTATLRSMIYAYPTFHRTIETALADLS is encoded by the coding sequence ATGAGCGAGCAGAGCGAGCCCCAGGACCGCACCGTCGACCTTGTCGTGATCGGCGCGGGACCGGGCGGCGAGGCCCTGGCCACCGGGGCGGCCCGGGCGGGGCTCGACGTCGTCGTCGTGGACCGGCACCTGGTGGGCGGCGAGTGCCCGTACTACGGGTGCATCCCGTCGAAGATGATGCTCCGCGCTGCGGACTCGCTGGCCGAGGCACGGCGGGTCGGGGTGCTGGCCGGCGACGCGCTGGTCACGCCGTCGTGGACGCCGGTGGCCACCCGGCTCGACCAGGAGGCCACCAGCGGCTGGGACGACACGATCGCGGTCGAGCGGCTGCAGGACGCCGGGGCCACGGTGCACCACGGCGTGGGCCGGCTCGACGGAGCCGCCCGGGTGCGGGTGGAGCTCACCGACGGCTCGTCGGTCACCTACGAGGCACGCCGCGGCGTGGTGCTCAACCCCGGCACCAGGCCGGCCGCGCTGCCGATCGCGGGGCTGGAGGGCACGCCGTACTGGACCAACCGGGACGCCGTCCGGGTGACCGAGCTGCCCGGCTCGCTGGTCGTCATCGGCGGCGGCCCGATCGGCTGCGAGATGGCCCAGGTGTTCGCCCGGTTCGGCGTCCGCGTGAGCGTGCTCGAGGCCGGTCCGCGGCTCCTCGGGCCGGACGAGCCCGAAGCGGCGGCGATCCTCGAGGACGTCTTCGTCTCCGAGGGGATGCGGGTGATGACCGGAGTCGAGATCGCGGCGGTGTCGTACGACGACGGCGCGTTCACCGTCGCCCTCGGCGACGGCGAGCGGCTGGTCGCCGACAAGCTGCTGGTCGCCGCCGGCCGGACGCCCAACCTCGACGACCTCGGCCTGGAGAGCGTCGGCCTCGACCCGACCGCCCGGTCCGTCGAGGTCGACGAGCGGATGCGCGCCGGCGACCGGTTGTGGACCATCGGCGACGTCACCGGCAAGGGCGCCTTCACCCACGTCTCGATGTACCAGTCCGCCATCGCCCTGCGCGACATCCTCGGCGAGGACGGCCCCCCGGCCCGCTACCACGCGGTGCCGCACACGACGTTCACCGATCCGGAGGTCGGCGGCGTCGGGATGACCGAGCGGCAGGCGCGTGACTCCGGGCTCGACATCCGGGTCGGCACCGCGCCGCTCGAGCAGTCCTCGCGCGGGTTCGTCCACGGGCCCGGTGCGCGTGGCTTGGTCAAGGTGGTCGAGGACGCCGCGCGCGGGGTGCTCGTCGGAGCCACCGCGATGGGTCCTGCGGGGGGCGAGATCCTCGGCTTCCTGGCGGTCGCCGTGCACGCCGAGGTGCCGACCGCCACGCTGCGCTCGATGATCTACGCCTATCCGACCTTCCACCGCACGATCGAGACCGCGCTGGCCGACCTGTCCTGA
- the nusB gene encoding transcription antitermination factor NusB yields MAARSKARKRALDLLYASELRGESATEALERVTTEGEAPTNAYTVTLVRGVVEHQERIDQLLRDYSEGWTLERMPAVDRNVLRLGVFELLYAEDVPDAVAVTEAMALVRDLSTDESPAFVNGVLGTIVRNKESLA; encoded by the coding sequence ATGGCCGCGCGTTCCAAGGCTCGCAAGCGGGCCCTCGACCTCCTGTACGCCTCCGAGCTGCGGGGTGAGTCGGCGACCGAGGCGCTCGAGCGGGTGACCACCGAGGGCGAGGCGCCCACCAACGCCTACACCGTCACCCTGGTCCGCGGCGTGGTCGAGCACCAGGAGCGGATCGACCAGCTGCTGCGCGACTACTCCGAGGGCTGGACCCTGGAGCGGATGCCGGCAGTGGACCGCAACGTGCTGCGCCTAGGCGTCTTCGAGCTGCTCTACGCCGAGGACGTCCCTGACGCGGTCGCCGTGACCGAGGCCATGGCGCTGGTCCGCGACCTGTCCACCGACGAGTCGCCGGCCTTCGTCAACGGCGTCCTGGGCACGATCGTGCGCAACAAGGAGTCGCTGGCCTGA
- the efp gene encoding elongation factor P, which produces MATTNDLKNGMVLNLDGQLWSVIWFQHHKPGKGGAVVRTKLKNVESGKVVDKTFNADIKVDVANVDKRTMQYLYNDGTNYVFMDTGTYEQLEVTPEIVGAAKDFMLENQEAIVATNDGRVLYIELPASVELEVTYTEPGLQGDRSTGGTKPATVETGATVQVPLFITTGEKIKVDTRDSSYLGRVTS; this is translated from the coding sequence ATGGCAACCACGAACGACCTGAAGAACGGCATGGTGCTCAACCTGGACGGCCAGCTCTGGTCGGTCATCTGGTTCCAGCACCACAAGCCCGGCAAGGGCGGCGCGGTCGTGCGCACCAAGCTGAAGAACGTCGAGTCCGGCAAGGTGGTCGACAAGACCTTCAACGCCGACATCAAGGTCGACGTGGCCAACGTCGACAAGCGCACCATGCAGTACCTCTACAACGACGGCACCAACTACGTCTTCATGGACACCGGGACCTACGAGCAGCTCGAGGTCACCCCGGAGATCGTCGGTGCCGCCAAGGACTTCATGCTCGAGAACCAGGAGGCCATCGTCGCCACGAACGACGGCCGGGTCCTCTACATCGAGCTGCCGGCCTCGGTCGAGCTCGAGGTGACCTACACCGAGCCCGGCCTGCAGGGCGACCGCTCCACCGGCGGCACCAAGCCCGCCACCGTGGAGACCGGGGCGACCGTGCAGGTGCCGCTGTTCATCACCACCGGCGAGAAGATCAAGGTCGACACCCGCGACTCCTCCTACCTGGGGCGCGTCACCAGCTGA
- a CDS encoding SIMPL domain-containing protein, with protein sequence MGRTVTVSVRGLLTTAVVLLGLLSAYLWGAAGGHGAPARAETPALVSAGEKPRTLTMGGSGEATAVPDQLSFDLEVTLLRPDLATALDEANAKMDRVLSTIGGLGVRRSDVQTTGLSMYPVYDYHSSGPPTLRGYRVSQRAAVLVRELRAGGKVVSAAVATGGNDVRVSDIRLKVGDVDAVLAKARAAAVADARDKAQQYAGAAGLELGDVRTLHEVGPRQRLALAHGYAVADAARAPAAGLAALPIRAGKDTTRVRVQVVWELR encoded by the coding sequence ATGGGCCGGACGGTGACGGTGAGCGTGCGGGGGCTGCTCACGACGGCGGTGGTGCTGCTGGGACTGCTGAGCGCCTATCTGTGGGGAGCGGCGGGCGGGCACGGGGCACCCGCGCGAGCCGAGACCCCGGCGCTCGTCAGCGCCGGCGAGAAGCCGCGGACGCTGACGATGGGCGGCTCGGGGGAGGCCACGGCCGTCCCCGACCAGCTCTCCTTCGACCTCGAGGTCACCCTGCTGCGCCCTGACCTGGCGACCGCGCTGGACGAGGCCAACGCCAAGATGGACCGGGTGCTCTCGACCATCGGCGGGCTGGGCGTGCGCCGCAGCGACGTGCAGACCACCGGCCTGTCGATGTACCCGGTCTACGACTACCACTCCTCCGGGCCGCCGACGCTGCGCGGCTACCGCGTGAGCCAGCGCGCCGCGGTGCTGGTCCGTGAGCTCCGGGCCGGGGGCAAGGTCGTGAGCGCGGCGGTGGCCACCGGCGGCAACGACGTACGGGTCAGCGACATCCGGCTGAAGGTCGGCGACGTCGACGCCGTGCTCGCCAAGGCGCGGGCCGCGGCGGTCGCGGACGCCCGCGACAAGGCGCAGCAGTACGCCGGGGCGGCCGGGCTCGAGCTCGGCGACGTGCGCACGTTGCACGAGGTCGGCCCCAGGCAGCGCTTGGCCCTTGCGCACGGCTACGCCGTCGCGGACGCGGCCCGGGCCCCCGCGGCCGGCCTCGCCGCGCTGCCGATCCGCGCGGGCAAGGACACCACCCGGGTGCGGGTCCAGGTGGTCTGGGAGCTGCGCTGA
- a CDS encoding GNAT family N-acetyltransferase, with the protein MKGLLGLRVTGDEPGSSYSIDKHRAVSETPGYRPELDLVAVGADGDLAAYALGWLDERSQSLLFEPVGTDPAHSGRGLARALCAQMLHVARDLGAHTAVVGPRGDAGYPLPRRVYEGLGMREVAQFVPMTNCQD; encoded by the coding sequence ATCAAGGGGCTTCTTGGCCTGCGAGTCACGGGCGACGAGCCCGGATCGAGCTACTCGATCGACAAGCACCGCGCCGTCAGCGAGACCCCCGGGTATCGCCCCGAGCTCGATCTGGTCGCCGTAGGCGCCGACGGCGACCTCGCTGCTTACGCGTTGGGGTGGCTGGACGAACGTAGCCAGTCGTTGTTGTTCGAGCCCGTGGGCACCGACCCCGCGCACTCCGGCCGTGGACTCGCGCGAGCCCTCTGCGCACAGATGCTCCATGTCGCACGTGACCTCGGTGCCCACACCGCCGTCGTGGGCCCTCGCGGCGACGCCGGGTACCCGCTCCCACGGCGGGTGTACGAGGGGCTGGGCATGCGCGAGGTCGCCCAGTTCGTGCCCATGACCAACTGCCAGGACTGA
- a CDS encoding HNH endonuclease signature motif containing protein, with protein sequence MEQPPTLAPTSPAGVVAAANALVGDVDGVLWAARSGEELVAANEQIEVLRSHLAAVQASVVAEVEARGVAKRELAWGSTGDWFTHTAGRHRRSGRRVVRQAPVLVGERTATHVALTRGEVSPEQAAVIVDAVDALPHDEALRCRAEQVLLAEATRLDATALAVVGKKIAAVVDPDGEERRQQQKLDREERAAHLHRFLSITDDGAGGAWLKGRGTVEDAAILKAALLPLTKPAPALDPDHPDEQVQTDPRDHGTRMWDALVQVAQHALGTDLPPECHGARPRLAVTTDLDSLRTQLRSRSPGGTDGGVTEDGGHLSPAAVRRLACDADVIPVVLGTLGQVLDVGRANRLVTAALWTALVCRDAHCAFPGCTRPPVMCQAHHIHHWADGGPTSLPNLVLLCGHHHRVLHHTPWQVRLDPTDGRPEFRPPPRHGVEQAWIRWRPRRE encoded by the coding sequence ATGGAGCAGCCGCCGACCCTCGCACCGACCAGCCCCGCGGGCGTGGTCGCGGCGGCCAACGCCCTGGTCGGGGATGTCGATGGCGTGCTGTGGGCGGCCCGGTCGGGCGAGGAGCTGGTGGCGGCGAACGAGCAGATCGAGGTGCTGCGCTCTCACCTGGCCGCGGTGCAGGCCTCGGTCGTGGCCGAGGTCGAGGCCCGTGGGGTCGCGAAGCGGGAGTTGGCGTGGGGGTCGACCGGGGACTGGTTCACCCACACCGCGGGCCGGCACCGCCGGTCGGGGCGGCGAGTGGTGCGGCAGGCGCCGGTGCTCGTGGGCGAGCGGACCGCGACCCACGTCGCGCTGACCCGTGGGGAGGTGTCGCCGGAGCAGGCGGCGGTGATCGTCGACGCCGTCGACGCGCTGCCCCACGACGAGGCCCTGCGCTGCCGCGCCGAGCAGGTGCTGCTGGCCGAGGCCACCCGGCTGGATGCCACCGCGCTGGCGGTGGTGGGCAAGAAGATCGCCGCGGTGGTCGACCCAGACGGCGAGGAACGCCGCCAGCAGCAGAAGCTCGACCGCGAGGAACGTGCCGCCCACCTGCACCGGTTCCTCTCGATCACCGACGACGGTGCGGGTGGGGCGTGGTTGAAGGGCCGCGGGACCGTGGAGGACGCCGCGATCCTCAAGGCCGCCCTGCTGCCGCTGACCAAGCCCGCCCCCGCCCTCGACCCCGACCACCCCGACGAGCAGGTGCAGACCGACCCGCGTGACCACGGCACCCGGATGTGGGACGCCCTGGTCCAGGTCGCCCAGCACGCGCTGGGCACCGATCTGCCGCCCGAGTGCCACGGCGCCCGGCCCCGGCTCGCGGTCACCACCGACCTGGACTCGCTCCGCACCCAGCTCAGATCACGGAGCCCCGGCGGGACAGATGGCGGGGTCACCGAGGATGGTGGGCACCTCTCACCCGCCGCGGTCCGGCGGCTGGCCTGCGACGCCGACGTGATCCCCGTCGTGCTCGGCACCCTGGGCCAGGTGTTGGACGTGGGCCGGGCCAACCGGCTGGTCACCGCCGCGCTGTGGACCGCGCTCGTCTGCCGCGACGCGCATTGTGCGTTCCCCGGCTGCACCCGGCCACCGGTGATGTGCCAGGCCCACCACATCCACCACTGGGCCGACGGCGGCCCCACGTCCCTGCCGAACCTGGTGCTGCTGTGTGGCCACCACCACCGGGTCCTCCACCACACCCCATGGCAGGTCCGCCTCGACCCCACCGACGGACGCCCGGAGTTCCGACCCCCACCCAGACACGGCGTCGAACAGGCGTGGATCAGGTGGCGACCCCGACGAGAATGA
- a CDS encoding type II 3-dehydroquinate dehydratase, giving the protein MKVLVLNGPNLGRLGRRQPEIYGTTTHAELAHRCVEWGRDLGLDVEVRQTNHEGVLLDWLNAAADDRTAVVLNAAAWTHYSYAIYDACAQLEAPLVEVHISDPSQRPEEFRHTSVVSPHAVDVVAGHGIDGYRIALERLAAGA; this is encoded by the coding sequence ATGAAGGTGCTGGTGCTGAACGGACCCAACCTGGGGCGCCTGGGCCGGCGACAGCCCGAGATCTACGGCACCACCACGCACGCCGAGCTCGCGCACCGCTGCGTGGAGTGGGGGCGCGACCTGGGCCTGGACGTCGAGGTCCGGCAGACCAACCACGAGGGCGTCCTGCTGGACTGGCTCAACGCGGCCGCGGACGACCGGACCGCGGTGGTCCTCAACGCGGCCGCCTGGACCCACTACTCCTACGCGATCTACGACGCCTGCGCCCAGCTCGAGGCGCCGCTGGTCGAGGTCCACATCTCCGACCCGTCCCAGCGCCCGGAGGAGTTCCGGCACACCTCGGTGGTCTCGCCGCACGCGGTGGACGTGGTCGCCGGGCACGGGATCGACGGCTACCGGATCGCGCTGGAACGGCTCGCCGCCGGCGCCTAG